The DNA region TTGCAGACAGGAGAGGGGTTGGGCTTTTTTAGTAGTAGTATTAGTTTTGCATGCTCATTTTTGCTAAGCCTACAGAACAGGCACAAAGGGAAGGTTTTTGCTTTCCAGACACCGTCTGAAGGAAGTGCTTCTGTGTTTGGAGACACAACCAGCTTCTCTGTCTGTTCAGTCAGGTCTCTGCTTGAAGAGAGCCTTTGATAGCCCTTCTTGCCTTCCGCGTGTGTGATATGCTCCCAGGGGTTCCTGATTTTGTTTCTAAACTCTTGCAGTTTAGTTGCTGGCAGCTCCTCAGTCTGGAGTAAAAGCTGTTCATATTCAGATATGTTCTGGGCTAAATCGCAGGTGGTCATTAAACCTCCCCTTCATTCATTTTTTAGCaatgttattttctcttccatagTTGAAGTAGATCTGTTGGTCTCTGGTCCGATCATCCAGGTGAGGCCAAGATCATTGGAAGCTTAACTATGGGtctgaagctttttttctttgacttctcTAGCAATGATTGCACGTACCTGTGCGGTGGGCTTGCAGATCAGTGCTGCGTACCATCAATTCAGAGCACCTAAGACCCCAGCAGCCCTAGTGGATTTGTGGACTAGAGGAAATTTGTAGGaggatttgggtttttcttccacTGACAGGTGGTTTGTGCACTTGCCTGAGAAGCAACAAGTGAAATAGAAGCTGATTCTGATGGGAGCCAAATATTAGAGAAGCTTAAGTCTAAACACTTGAGTTTCTTGAAGCTTTCTGTGGCTGTTTGTCTCAAACATTTGTGTGCTTTACTTGGAGTCCCAAGATGCTGTTCTCACTTTTggattcttttcccttttttttttaatctttcagcTATCTGAGACTAAGATCTTCACCGCCTCCAATGTGTCTTCAgtgcctctgcctgctgagAATGTGACAATCACAGCTGGACAGAGGTGATAGCCCATGGCAATGTTGTTTATGTGGGAAAAGTGGCACACAAGGCCCAGAGCAATTTGCCATCTCAGACGAAACCTTGCCAGCTAGCTaaaatgcagcagctctgaataAGATGAGATGgatttaaatggaaaagttgAGTTATGAGTTTCCAGGTCCTAATCCTGGATTAGAGTTTTCCTAGGCTCTGCTGCTGGTTCTTCAGACCTGGGGGCATTTTGCTGTGCTACATTAATGGAAGGCATGCTTTAAAATAGAAGGCTATGCAGGATTTGCTTGGTCTCTGTCCTTTTGAGGTTGCTACTGGCAGTTGTGAGTTAACATTCTGCAGATTCATTCAATTTGTAAAGTAAAAGCTATAAATTGTGAGGTTGGTGGTAGAATACAGCTGTAATGGAAGTGAGAGGTGTGACAGAGCTCATGTTAACCTCAGTGGGTTATCTTCTTTCTTTACCCAGAATCGATCTTGCAGTCCTGCTAGGAAAGACACCTTCTTCTATGGAGAATGAGTCAACAAACCTGGAGTCGTCCCAGGCTCCTTCCCTGGCCCAGCCGCTGGTGTTCAGCAATTCCAAGCAGAGTGCTATATCCCAGCCTGCCTCTGGTAACTCCTTCTCTCACCACAGCATGGTAAGGAAATACTGGTCTCTGCCAGTGTGCGGGTTTTGGCAGGTCTTCGTTTCCCTGACGTTCTCTGCCTCCATTTGAGCAATATGGGAAATACAGTTCTGACACCTGCTCGCTTCTTGTGGGTGGCAGAATCCTCTGCTTGGATGATTTGTCTGTCTGCTCTAAATAAGAGGCATGAAGTCTATTGCTTAATTAGAAATAATTGGGGTAATTCCTCCCCTGTTGCCCTTGCAACACATGCTTCTTGCCTgctcagaggaaaggaaaaactctTGCAGTCCAGGGCATGCAAATTGTTGGGAGTTTGGTGTGGGATGAAATGCTGGCATCTACTGATAGGTGAAGGAAGAAGGCATTGAATCTGAATTGGGGATGTGCACCGACCTGGGCAGATGCTTCTTTGTGtaacttcagcaaaagaaataaaaattgtgcACTCAATGGTGAGATAGTTCAGGAAGGATTTTTGAAAAACACCTTAACTGTAAAGCTAAGTTCTCCTGGTAGCTGTCTTTTTTAGTGCAACTGAATGCTTGTGAATAActtagtacatttttttttaaagatcctATCTGTTACCTTTCTTTGTAAGCCTTCATGGCACTGTAAAATGCCACGGGTTGGGCAACAGATAAGTGTACCTGCACTCACATGCGATAAAGGCTGTGAGAGAAGTATGAGCTTTCCTTGCCAGTGGGCATCTGGAGCTCAAGAGTGTTAAGCTGAGGCACCCAGTGAAAAGCAGCAGGGTACAGCATGTTCAGGCTTATGTTAAGAGATGTATCTGTCCTCTGAGCCAAGTTCCAAGCCAAGGGAGATGTTGACTTTGTTATTTCATTGTTGATGTTGCAGGTGAGCATGCTGGGGAAAGGGTTTGGAGATGTCGGGGAGGCCAAAGGCAGCAGTACCACAGGTTCTCAGTTCCTGGAGCAGTTCAAGACAGCCCAGGCTCTGGCTCAGCTGGCTGCTCAGCACACCCAGCCTGGTGGGAGCACCACTGCTTCTTCTTGGGACATGGGATCCACTACGCAGACTTCGTCTCTCGTGCAGTATGGTAAGGAAAAGCAGCGTGGCTCCCCAAAGGGGAGCATGTTCTCCCAGAACTGCAGAAACACACTGCAAGCAGCAGTGTGAGGGATTCAGCAGAGGGCCAGATCACAAGTTTGCAACCAAGCCAGTTGTGCTGGAGAAATTAAAAGGACCGTGGGTGCAAGCTTGTGAGAGTAAAATGTAATAGCGTGCGACTCTTTCCTTGTTCCTTTTATACTTAGAACAGTTGAATCTGTCTGCCTCTTGGTCATTCCAGCCAGCTTCAGGGCCAGGTATCTGGTGTTTCCAAGACCCTCACAGTGTGCAGAACTATTTCCTGGTGTAAAGCTGTGTAACAGAAGGGATCTGAAAGTGGGCACCTCTGGAGAATAGTTCCCTGACACTTGTCAGTTAGCTGATGTTATCTTTTCAAGGAATGTGATTCTGGTGACTGTTGAATGCCGAGAAGTAACTCTACCTCTGGGCTGGCATGAGAGAATAAACAGTGATTAAGAGAGGCTCCTGCTTTTCAGATGAGATGCTGAGCCCTCCTGTGGTCGAGTACTAGTGCCATTTCTTTCAGCTTGTGCGTTTTATTTCTTGCTATAGGGAAATGGCTCTGGTTCAAATCtaagctgaagaaaaatcaaGCCCTGTCCTAGTAACAGTCAGCGTTGGCAGCTCCTGATCTTTTCAGACAAGGAGCTACAGAGGAGAGTCAGAGAGAATAGaagttgttttttaataagctgCGGTAAGGCTTAGGCGAAGGAGGAGGGTGGTGCAGTTGTGCAAAGACCTGAGGGTGGGCAGCCCTCAGTGATGTTGCTTGGAGGATACCCAGGACTTGCACGGGAAAGAGCAGGCAACGAAATGCAGCAATGTTGgcagagagggggaaggaagcagTGTCAGGCCCGTGCAGGAATCTAACATGTAGTGCCTCCACACAAGGGACTCTGAAGTCCAGCTTTTCTTGGAGGATCAAGGACTTCTGCTGTGCAAGCTTGCTTTGTCCCGTAGAGATGGTGGAGGGAGCTGAGGGGAGAAGGGCTTAAAAGGCTTGGCGTTGATGGTGGTGAGAGCGCAAGGCTGGGAGTGGAGATGCTGGGGTTCTCTGCTCTCTGATTTTAACAGGCTCCAGGAAGAGTCATAGTGTGAAATGGTTTTCTTGATGCTGAGAAGTGTCAGAACTTGATTTAGTTTTAAGGAAACAAATCCTGCTCACTCTACTCTGTCTCCCCCGGTAGATCTCAAGAATCCAACAGACTCTTCCGTGCATAGTCCCTTCACCAAGCGTCAGGCCTTCACGTCAACTTCAACCATGATAGAAGTGTTCATGCAGGAGAAACAGCCTGTGGTGACTGCCTCCACAACCGTGCCGGCACCCCCTTCCTCACCGCTGCCCAGCAAAGCCAATCCCATTCCCCAGATGTCCCCAGGGTCATCGGACAACCAGTCCTCCAGtccccagccagcacagcagaagctgaagcagcaaaagaaaaaagcatcattAACATCAAAGGTGCAAATCGatggtggggaaggggacatTGTATTGTGTTAGAGCTGCATTAAAATCAGTGTGGGCTGGTGAGGGAAGGGCTGGGCTTGGCCTTCCTGCTGTTAGCGTTGGGTGTTTGTGGGGGTGACGGAGAAAAGCTTGCCTGACTGGGTTGAACAGTGTAATTCAGAGGATGCAAGCCTGTAACTACTGTCATGTGCTGGGAAATGTGGATACTAAAgtcattttctgtgcttgtcCCAGGGAGCGATTGACCCTTTCTGTTGTTCCTCCCTTGCAGATTCCTGCGCTTGCGGTGGAAATGCCTGGCTCAGCAGATATCTCAGGGCTAAACCTGCAGTTTGGGGCGTTACAGTTTGGTTCAGAGCCTGTTCTTGCGGAGTATGAATCGACGCCCACAACAAGTGCTGCTGTTAGCCAATCTCAAAGCAGCCTGTACACCAGCACGGCTAGGTGAGGGCCAGGCAGAGGCGGGTAGCTTTGGAAGGTAGCTGGTTCTGTGGACTTTAGTTATGCTGCATACTAGTAGACCCTTTCTGGCTGTGCTGTGGTCACAAAGGGGGGACAATGTATGCAACAGCAAAGCATAAGTTGCCAGCAGACTCATTCAGGCAGCTCTATGACTGATTGTCCTGTGGTACTTATACAGAAAGCAGacatttcctgctgctgttaAACTGTGTTGCTGGAAACACAGGAGGGGAATCCCCAGTGTGACTGCTCCTTGTCCCTGGTGAACAGATTCTGTGTGTTTTGTCCTGCTTTTTGCCTGGCAAACAGGGACGCAGTGGAGTAGGTGTATCTATGGTGATGAAGCCTTGCCAAAACGAAGTGTTTCTATCTTCTGTTGGGCTGACCCTTAGGATCTGGCCAGTCCCTTGAGTGCTGGGACCTGAGTGGTGGCAGCTCATGAAATGTCACCCAGAGCACAGCAGTGTGTGAGGCAAGGCTGAAGCTCGGTGCCAGGCTAGGATCCTGGGGTTGGGCTAGCCCTTGTCTGGGTATGGTTCTCTGCTTGGTTTGCTTGGCTGCTTTGTGTGGTGCCTTTATGCTGATGTTTGGGGCCCTTTATTTTGaagatttaaaatgcagagCCTACAGTCTGGGTCAGCAGCTTACAGCAGGGCTCTTTTGGAGGAAAActcaaggagtaatggttttaaactaaaggagggtagatttagactggatataaggaagaaattttttacaatgagggtggtgaagcactggaacaggttgcccagagaggcagtggaggccccatccctggaaacattccaggtcaggttggacggggctctgagcaccctggtctggttaaagctgtccctgctcactgcagggggttgggctggatggcctctaaaggtccattcgaacccaaaccattctatgtttctatgaaaacataaactttttccccctgcctttgTAGTGAATCTTCATCCACAATTTCGTCCAATCAAAGCCAGGAGTCTGGTTACCAGAGCGGCACAATACAGACAGCAACGTTTACCTCCCAGAACAGCGCTCAGGGACCACTGTACGAACAGAGATCCACCCAGACGAGGCGATACCCAAATTCAATCTCCTCCTCGCCCCAGAAAGATCTGACCCAGGCCAAGGTAGGAAAATAGCTTTGCTCATCCTTTGTGCTGAGTCAGCGTAGCATGTGAAGCACTGTCTCGGGGGAAGCTAAGTGGTTTATCAAGTGTTTCTGTGATTCTCCAGCCTCACCACGTGGCTTGTGGACTCTGATGAGAGCTTtcttctggctgctgccagagccCTTAGTTATGTTAGCAGCGGTTAAGTTGGTTGCAGGCCATGTGTTGTGTCACACATAATTACCATGCTGCAGAGTGGCATTCAGGTTAAGGATTTAGTTTTGTTGTAATGATTCGATTCTTGCATGCTGCACACAAGTTCAGTAACACCAATTTTGGCTAATGAACTTGGGTTGAGGGTGTTGAGCCAGTCTAACtaccagcagcagagaaacttCTTGTGCTGCTTTCTCAAATATTCGCTTGGGGGTCATGCCGGCACTGGGCTACTTGAGCTTGGGACTGACCACGACGCAGTCTGGTGACATGTCTTGGTAGCATGCCTTTTTCACAACTGAGGAGGGAGTGTGGGAGGGGGATGACAGTAGATCTGCCTCTGGAAATGAGCAGCTGCAATGCCCAGtactctttttctcttcttcctcagaaTGGTTTCAGTTCTGTACAACCCACGCCATTACAAACCACACAGGCCGTTGAAGGTAAGAGTCTGTCAGTGCAGTGGGTGTCCTGAGTCTCTTGTACTGCTCATATTCTTTGCTTTGGATGAAAAGCTTTATCTGTGCTAATAGCAAGTTCTTTCCCTGATGGACTAATTGCTGCCACTCAGATTATTTGCTTGCCTTGAAATGTTCAGCTTTCTGCTGACAGATCCATGAGATCCTTCATGAGTCACTCCCTGATGACAATAATTTACTCTGATTTGTTTGTGAAAGGCACCTCACCTGTAGGTCTTGAAACTCTTTGCAGAGCTGATGGCAGTGGTGGGGTAAAGTGAGACACAGAACACAATCACGCTGTCGCAAGTGTTTAACTGGTTGGCAGCAGTGAGGGAAGCCCCAGATCTCCCAGCTCCTCTAGCTGAGCCTTTGCTGATCCTCACCTCTGAATttgccctccaggagctgctaGTAGCTGCCCCTAATCCAAAGCTTTTGTTCGCAGGTGCTACAGGCCCCGCAGTGAAATCTGattccccctctgctcccagtATCACGCCTCTCAATGATGGGGTATCTGCATCGTCCTTGCTGACGACAGCCAGCCAACACTCGacagctctgagcagcctgagcCACAGTGAGGAACTCCCCAGTACAACCACTGCCCAACTCAGCAGGTGAGCAAGCACGGTGGATGGATTTCTAGAGAAGCAGAACTAGAGCAGGGATCTGTAGTAGACATCAAAGTCTGTCTCGTGCAGTAGGGAGGACTGAGTTGATTCATCCCATCCAAGTAGACGGGGAGCGGGATCTGGCCTGGTGCTACCAATGGTGACTCTTGCACCTTGGCTTGACAACCTTTTATTCCTCTTTCCGCAGTACGTTACCCACCCAGCAGAACAGTCTGTCCTCATCCACATCCTCTGGGCGAACATCAACTTCAACTCTTCTGGTGAGTCTAGGTGTGCTCTAGTACTGGGTACCCCCATTCCTGCTCAGATAGGTCTGCTGATGTGCCCGACCTTGGGTGTGTGGCCAGCGGGGTCTGCAGTTATGACAggagctgccaggctgctggtTGTCCCGCTGGAGTTTGGATGTTGTGTGGAGAGAGGACAGAGGGTTATGTCAGAACCCAGTCTGTGCACCTCTGGCTCAAGGCTTTTGACACCCTGCCCATTTCAGACATAGCAGCGGCTTCTTTTGAGCCTTCTTTTGAACTCTTGAAAGTGCTGCAGAGTTGCAACCAGATGGCAGAGCAAACTGGGGGCTGATGGAGTGTCACATGTTCAAATGTATATACTGCTGGAGGTCCTGCAGTACAGAGTCCCTGGGTATTGGCTTCTGCAGCAGAATCAATCTCCCTGCCACAAACGTGGTGTTCAGCCCTGCTTCTCTTGGCAGATAGACATGTTGGGACACAGCCGCCTGAGAGGCTTGGACGCATTAGGGGTTGGCTGCTGTCAGGACTTTGGACTTAAGCCAGATGCAAAGCAGGTTTCTTTGtagcctgcagcagccaagttcATTGCAGGAACATCCGGGTGCAGACAGAGCTGTGCAATATCCTGCGTAGACAGCGTCCCGCAATATTTCTGCACTCAGGTATATCTGCCTTGGTCCCCTaactctcttcccttccttccctagCACACAAGTGTGGAGAGTGAAGCAAGCCTCCATTCTTCTGCTAGCactttctccacctcctccagcacagTGTCAGCCGCCCCACCAGTTGTAAGCGTTTCATCCAGTCTCAGCAGTGTCAGCAGCCTGGGCCTCAGCCTCAGTAGTAACTCCACAGTGACTGCCTCGACTCGCAGCTCTGTTGCAACAACATCAGGTACTTTCCTGGGTACTGCTAAACAGGAGAAGGGTGCGGGGGCTAGGAGAGACAGCTTCTGCTGTTTGCTTCACTGTGgaacttttcctttctcttccttttgcagGAAAAGCCCCTCCCAATCTCCCTCCTGGAGTCCCACCATTGTTGCCTAATCCGTACATCATGGCTCCAGGGTTGCTACATGCCTATCCGGTGAGTGGGACGACCGACTCTTTGCAGTCATGCTATTAGATCCCTCCTAGCTTTGTGCCCCGCTAGCAGGGAGTGATGTAGTATAGTAGAGAAACGAGAAACTGTAACATCAGCCCAGCAGGACTACCTTGGATGGGAAGAGTTTAGACCTGCTGTTCTCTGTAAAACAGTAGCAGAGGGAATCTGTGTGCCCGTGGGGGTAAATGTCTGTAATTCTGGTCACTGCAGAGCAGATTCTGTCTGCCTCTACTCTACAGCCTCCCCAACCTTTGGGGAGTAACAGCCCTTGGTCAGAGCATGGCTCATGAAAGTGTGGAGCTGTTTTAGCAGCATGGTATTGCAAAGGCCAAACAGTCAGAACAAGGAGGGCGACTGCCATGAAGTCTAGGGGTGTGTCACAGCCCTCTTCTGAAGGTGAGGACAGCTTTTGGTGTTGGAATAATTTCTAGAGGAAAATTGTTGAGTGCCTTTGTGGTCTGGAGCAGTGGTGCCAGGCATTGGTGCTCACTCTTCACTTGAGCAGCTCATAAAAAGACTCTTGGCAGTGTCAGTCTTGCGGTAGTGAatgctggctgcctgcacctAGGTAATTGTGTAGCCTCTGATCATCTGCTTCTGGCTTTATCTAATGTTTATCTAAATGTTTAATCTAAAATTAGGGAAGTGTCTTTATCTAGTCTGTGTTCCTAACCTAATCTCCTGCTCTTTTTCTAGCCACAGGTGTATGGATATGATGACTTGCAAATGCTCCAGACGAGATTCCCGTTGGTGAGTACTGAAGACTGACAGGGACAAACCACTTCCACTGGTCTAACAGCTCGCTGGTGCTGCATGCACTGTGTACACAGATAGGCCAGGCTGTGAGGTAGTCGTGAAGAGCTGTCAAAACAGGGTGTTAAACAGATGCACCTCTCCCTGGCAGTAGTGAGGATTTAATCAGTCACTCCTTTGCACTTGGAGAGTTAGGAGCACTCGTTATTCAGACAGCGGTATCAATGCTGGGGCTAGGGAATAGAAAActacagcaggcagagctgtttTGCCCGACAGCGGTATGAGGAGCTGTTGTAAATACTTGCCTCTGATCCTTGAAAGAGGCAGGAACTAAATACTTCTATGAGAATGGGTTTTATTTAGCAATATGACATGTGTCCCTTGTGTTGTGGAGGGGTAAGTCCAGGCAGTTTCAGGACTGCATACCAGTAGACCTTATCTGGTTCTCCTAATAGCCAGACAAGGGGGATGGTGCATGCTACAAAAACCTGGGGTTGCTGTAGGCTGTGATCAGCTGTGATGTGGCTGATTGAACTGCAATACTCCAACATAATTAGTGGCTGCAGTCCAGAAATCCGTCTTTTCCAAAAGATACTGCTTTGCGTCTTTGGACAGAGCTCATAAAACaacttctccttttgtttttatccTTCAGGATTACTACAGCATCCCATTCCCTACACCCACCACCCCGCTGACTGGAAGAGATGGCAGCCTGAGCAGCAATCCATACTCTGGTAGGGAAAAAGACTGCTCTGATCACCTATCCCATCAGGTGttcatgctgctgcttgctAGGTCCCTGTGCTGTTGTCCGCTGGAGCTACATCTGCCCCTGCCTCCTGCACTGCCTTTGGTCTGGAGCATGTTTCTCAGCAGCTAAATTCTTGACTTCCCTTTGATCATCTGGTCGTGTTGAGGCATGTTAGCAGGAAGATGCGGACAAGTAGGAGTCGATGCGCAGTTGGAAAGGGAGCAAGGAGGGGCTGAAAGAATCTGAGAGGTGTAAAACTGGGGAACTGCTTTTCAGGTTGTGGTGACGCAGGGGTTAAGCAGTGCTTCTTAgagtaaaaatacaaagaaacacaaaatctGGAGAAATTAAGTTTATCTATGTGACAGTCtcatggagaaagaaaacagggcATTTAGGACCTGTCAAATTCAAACCAAATGCCCAGTGCCTGGCTGATCTCTTGCTGACCTTGGTGGTGCGTTTATTCACACTGCTGACTTGCAGTGGGCAGCGCTTGTGCTGAGCTTTCACGTGCTTTAGGACTTGTTGCACTTTGTGGGTCACTCTTTTTCCAGCACCACTTCTCCCCTTCTTCAGCCGGAGCTTGCTTGTGCGGAAGTGCTTTTGCCCGGCACACTGTGGCTGAAATCTGAGGCTCAGAGTGCGGCACTGTTGCATGCGTAATTTGCCAAGTTAATGTCAGTGATAATTAATGTTTGTGGCTATCCTGGACTCACTTGTGAGCTGGGGCAGCACTGAGAAATTCACTGGCTTACTGTGTGAGCTCTGAATAGGGAGAGTGTTTGCATGGGAGAGCCAAGCAGGTGCTTGTGAAGAGCAGCAAAGGGAGCTCCCCCAAGCCCTGCAGCCAAGCCCTCACGCAGTGCCCAGTCTGGGAAGAGGGGCGATATTTCCGAGTGCTCTCTGCGGGCTGCTGGGCCTTTGCAGCAGCATTTGATTTGGTGCCACCAGCAAGGGAGGGAGGCGTGAGCCCTGCTGTAAAAAGGGGCCATTCACACATCCTCAGCTGCAAGGTATTTGACTTGCCGGTAGGAcagggctgccaggctgctgccctgcttcGGGCCTGGCTCTGGAAGGAGTTGAGTTGTGTTCGG from Pelecanus crispus isolate bPelCri1 chromosome 22, bPelCri1.pri, whole genome shotgun sequence includes:
- the UBAP2L gene encoding ubiquitin-associated protein 2-like isoform X1, translated to MMTSVGTNRARGNWEQTQTQSQTQHKQRPQATAEQIRLAQMISDHNDADFEEKVKQLIDITGKNQDECVIALHDCNGDVNRAINVLLEGNPDTHSWEMVGKKKGVSGQKESGQTEPSEESKENRERDRDFSRRRGGPPRRGRGASRGREFRGQENGLDGGKSGGSSGRGTERGRRGRGRGRGGSGRRGGRFSAQGMGTFNPADYAEPAGTDENYGNSNNNTWNNTGSFEPDDGTRLDFIGGEGSNYPRKFDTAPGTIHPGAWRAATEEWGTEDWNEDLSETKIFTASNVSSVPLPAENVTITAGQRIDLAVLLGKTPSSMENESTNLESSQAPSLAQPLVFSNSKQSAISQPASGNSFSHHSMVSMLGKGFGDVGEAKGSSTTGSQFLEQFKTAQALAQLAAQHTQPGGSTTASSWDMGSTTQTSSLVQYDLKNPTDSSVHSPFTKRQAFTSTSTMIEVFMQEKQPVVTASTTVPAPPSSPLPSKANPIPQMSPGSSDNQSSSPQPAQQKLKQQKKKASLTSKIPALAVEMPGSADISGLNLQFGALQFGSEPVLAEYESTPTTSAAVSQSQSSLYTSTASESSSTISSNQSQESGYQSGTIQTATFTSQNSAQGPLYEQRSTQTRRYPNSISSSPQKDLTQAKNGFSSVQPTPLQTTQAVEGATGPAVKSDSPSAPSITPLNDGVSASSLLTTASQHSTALSSLSHSEELPSTTTAQLSSTLPTQQNSLSSSTSSGRTSTSTLLHTSVESEASLHSSASTFSTSSSTVSAAPPVVSVSSSLSSVSSLGLSLSSNSTVTASTRSSVATTSGKAPPNLPPGVPPLLPNPYIMAPGLLHAYPPQVYGYDDLQMLQTRFPLDYYSIPFPTPTTPLTGRDGSLSSNPYSGDLTKFGRGDASSPAPATTLAQPQQSQTQTHHTTQQTFLNPALPPGYSYTSLPYYTGVPGLPSTFQYGPAVFPVAPTSSKQHGVNVSVNASATPFQQPSGYGSHGYSTGVSVTSSNTGVPDISGSVYSKTQQSFEKQGFHTGTPAASFNLPSALGSGGPINPATAAAYPPTPFMHILTPHQQPHSQILHHHLQQDGQLPYLQMILCCQRQQEDQGGSGQRSQGSSIPQKSQANKSAYNSYNWGTN
- the UBAP2L gene encoding ubiquitin-associated protein 2-like isoform X3, translated to MMTSVGTNRARGNWEQTQTQSQTQHKQRPQATAEQIRLAQMISDHNDADFEEKVKQLIDITGKNQDECVIALHDCNGDVNRAINVLLEGNPDTHSWEMVGKKKGVSGQKESGQTEPSEESKENRERDRDFSRRRGGPPRRGRGASRGREFRGQENGLDGGKSGGSSGRGTERGRRGRGRGRGGSGRRGGRFSAQGMGTFNPADYAEPAGTDENYGNSNNNTWNNTGSFEPDDGTRLDFIGGEGSNYPRKFDTAPGAWRAATEEWGTEDWNEDLSETKIFTASNVSSVPLPAENVTITAGQRIDLAVLLGKTPSSMENESTNLESSQAPSLAQPLVFSNSKQSAISQPASGNSFSHHSMVSMLGKGFGDVGEAKGSSTTGSQFLEQFKTAQALAQLAAQHTQPGGSTTASSWDMGSTTQTSSLVQYDLKNPTDSSVHSPFTKRQAFTSTSTMIEVFMQEKQPVVTASTTVPAPPSSPLPSKANPIPQMSPGSSDNQSSSPQPAQQKLKQQKKKASLTSKIPALAVEMPGSADISGLNLQFGALQFGSEPVLAEYESTPTTSAAVSQSQSSLYTSTASESSSTISSNQSQESGYQSGTIQTATFTSQNSAQGPLYEQRSTQTRRYPNSISSSPQKDLTQAKNGFSSVQPTPLQTTQAVEGATGPAVKSDSPSAPSITPLNDGVSASSLLTTASQHSTALSSLSHSEELPSTTTAQLSSTLPTQQNSLSSSTSSGRTSTSTLLHTSVESEASLHSSASTFSTSSSTVSAAPPVVSVSSSLSSVSSLGLSLSSNSTVTASTRSSVATTSGKAPPNLPPGVPPLLPNPYIMAPGLLHAYPPQVYGYDDLQMLQTRFPLDYYSIPFPTPTTPLTGRDGSLSSNPYSGDLTKFGRGDASSPAPATTLAQPQQSQTQTHHTTQQTFLNPALPPGYSYTSLPYYTGVPGLPSTFQYGPAVFPVAPTSSKQHGVNVSVNASATPFQQPSGYGSHGYSTGVSVTSSNTGVPDISGSVYSKTQQSFEKQGFHTGTPAASFNLPSALGSGGPINPATAAAYPPTPFMHILTPHQQPHSQILHHHLQQDGQGGSGQRSQGSSIPQKSQANKSAYNSYNWGTN
- the UBAP2L gene encoding ubiquitin-associated protein 2-like isoform X4 is translated as MMTSVGTNRARGNWEQTQTQSQTQHKQRPQATAEQIRLAQMISDHNDADFEEKVKQLIDITGKNQDECVIALHDCNGDVNRAINVLLEGNPDTHSWEMVGKKKGVSGQKESGQTEPSEESKENRERDRDFSRRRGGPPRRGRGASRGREFRGQENGLDGGKSGGSSGRGTERGRRGRGRGRGGSGRRGGRFSAQGMGTFNPADYAEPAGTDENYGNSNNNTWNNTGSFEPDDGTSAWRAATEEWGTEDWNEDLSETKIFTASNVSSVPLPAENVTITAGQRIDLAVLLGKTPSSMENESTNLESSQAPSLAQPLVFSNSKQSAISQPASGNSFSHHSMVSMLGKGFGDVGEAKGSSTTGSQFLEQFKTAQALAQLAAQHTQPGGSTTASSWDMGSTTQTSSLVQYDLKNPTDSSVHSPFTKRQAFTSTSTMIEVFMQEKQPVVTASTTVPAPPSSPLPSKANPIPQMSPGSSDNQSSSPQPAQQKLKQQKKKASLTSKIPALAVEMPGSADISGLNLQFGALQFGSEPVLAEYESTPTTSAAVSQSQSSLYTSTASESSSTISSNQSQESGYQSGTIQTATFTSQNSAQGPLYEQRSTQTRRYPNSISSSPQKDLTQAKNGFSSVQPTPLQTTQAVEGATGPAVKSDSPSAPSITPLNDGVSASSLLTTASQHSTALSSLSHSEELPSTTTAQLSSTLPTQQNSLSSSTSSGRTSTSTLLHTSVESEASLHSSASTFSTSSSTVSAAPPVVSVSSSLSSVSSLGLSLSSNSTVTASTRSSVATTSGKAPPNLPPGVPPLLPNPYIMAPGLLHAYPPQVYGYDDLQMLQTRFPLDYYSIPFPTPTTPLTGRDGSLSSNPYSGDLTKFGRGDASSPAPATTLAQPQQSQTQTHHTTQQTFLNPALPPGYSYTSLPYYTGVPGLPSTFQYGPAVFPVAPTSSKQHGVNVSVNASATPFQQPSGYGSHGYSTGVSVTSSNTGVPDISGSVYSKTQQSFEKQGFHTGTPAASFNLPSALGSGGPINPATAAAYPPTPFMHILTPHQQPHSQILHHHLQQDGQLPYLQMILCCQRQQEDQGGSGQRSQGSSIPQKSQANKSAYNSYNWGTN
- the UBAP2L gene encoding ubiquitin-associated protein 2-like isoform X5; this encodes MMTSVGTNRARGNWEQTQTQSQTQHKQRPQATAEQIRLAQMISDHNDADFEEKVKQLIDITGKNQDECVIALHDCNGDVNRAINVLLEGNPDTHSWEMVGKKKGVSGQKESGQTEPSEESKENRERDRDFSRRRGGPPRRGRGASRGREFRGQENGLDGGKSGGSSGRGTERGRRGRGRGRGGSGRRGGRFSAQGMGTFNPADYAEPAGTDENYGNSNNNTWNNTGSFEPDDGTSAWRAATEEWGTEDWNEDLSETKIFTASNVSSVPLPAENVTITAGQRIDLAVLLGKTPSSMENESTNLESSQAPSLAQPLVFSNSKQSAISQPASGNSFSHHSMVSMLGKGFGDVGEAKGSSTTGSQFLEQFKTAQALAQLAAQHTQPGGSTTASSWDMGSTTQTSSLVQYDLKNPTDSSVHSPFTKRQAFTSTSTMIEVFMQEKQPVVTASTTVPAPPSSPLPSKANPIPQMSPGSSDNQSSSPQPAQQKLKQQKKKASLTSKIPALAVEMPGSADISGLNLQFGALQFGSEPVLAEYESTPTTSAAVSQSQSSLYTSTASESSSTISSNQSQESGYQSGTIQTATFTSQNSAQGPLYEQRSTQTRRYPNSISSSPQKDLTQAKNGFSSVQPTPLQTTQAVEGATGPAVKSDSPSAPSITPLNDGVSASSLLTTASQHSTALSSLSHSEELPSTTTAQLSSTLPTQQNSLSSSTSSGRTSTSTLLHTSVESEASLHSSASTFSTSSSTVSAAPPVVSVSSSLSSVSSLGLSLSSNSTVTASTRSSVATTSGKAPPNLPPGVPPLLPNPYIMAPGLLHAYPPQVYGYDDLQMLQTRFPLDYYSIPFPTPTTPLTGRDGSLSSNPYSGDLTKFGRGDASSPAPATTLAQPQQSQTQTHHTTQQTFLNPALPPGYSYTSLPYYTGVPGLPSTFQYGPAVFPVAPTSSKQHGVNVSVNASATPFQQPSGYGSHGYSTGVSVTSSNTGVPDISGSVYSKTQQSFEKQGFHTGTPAASFNLPSALGSGGPINPATAAAYPPTPFMHILTPHQQPHSQILHHHLQQDGQGGSGQRSQGSSIPQKSQANKSAYNSYNWGTN